A genomic stretch from Erysipelothrix sp. HDW6C includes:
- the rpoC gene encoding DNA-directed RNA polymerase subunit beta' — protein MSISKNFSSIQLALASPERILEWSHGEVKKPETINYRSQKPERDGLFCEKIFGPTKDWECYCGKYKKVRYRGVICDRCGVEVTKSSVRRERMGHITLAAPVAHIWYLRGIPSRMSLLLNITPKVLEEVVYFVKWVVTDPKNSTLQYKQIIDDREYRDYQNEFGYNGFVAQAGAEAIKTLLEEIDLTAEQNDILAQLESAKGDKRKRLIRRLETVEAFVNSDNKPAWMVLTELPVIPPELRPMLQLDGGRFAASDSNDLYRRVITRNNRLKRLLEMGTPQVIVQNEKRMLQEAVDALIDNGRRSKPVTGAGGRPLKSLSHSLKGKQGRFRANLLGKRVDFSGRSVIAVGPDLKMYECGIPREMAITLFKPFVVNEMKVRGISNNAKAAEKLIERQDPRVWDIVEEVIQHHPVLLNRAPTLHRLGIQAFKPKMIEGRAIRLHPLVTPAFNADFDGDQMAVHVPLSEMAQAEAELLMLGSRNILGPKDGKPIVTPSQDMVLGNFYLNMEQTPEEFNEKADKAEARGDIHEAAKWRRYGENQGKSFRNTAEAHIAYENGVIHLHTRISVRASSVGKKTFSAKQNDMYLVTTLGKLIFNEMFPSDFPYLNEVTVDNFKATPDKFFVKPGEDVREVIAAMPLNNDFKKKDLEKIIKEIFDRYTIDKTSEILDMIKDLGFKYSTVAGITVSLSDINVAPNKDKYVEEGKEKAARLMTQLKRGRLTPQEWEGKLMSLWDGIKNTVGNELMQDLPRQNPINMMATSGARGNVSNFTQLAGMRGLMGKPTQSKSKAEYQPSIIEVPIYSSFREGLNVSEFFLSTHGVRKGLTDTALKTAESGYLTRRLVDVAQDVTIVEDDCYTDNGYLVQEIVDRKSNSVVESLHDRLVGRYIKETIVDPKTKEVIIEDDQFIDEFTAKRIVNSGVKEVRIRSVFTCESKHGACVKCYGTNMATGENVEVGEAIGIVAAQSIGEPGTQLTMRTFHTGGVAVAGGEDITQGLPRVEELFEARTPKLPAVISEIHGNITDIRNADDGLGYIITVTNEKRTVDHQTLPHQPARSWLKVGSEVEAGDKLTEGSVDPKRLMEFSGRLAVQQYILKEVKKVYQSGGIEISDKHIEVMINQMMRKIIVIDGQDTGISPGVQMHVERMQDINTDALMEGKNPARYLPVLLGISKASVETESFLSAASFQETTKVLTDAAIKSKIDPLIGLKENVIIGKLIPAGTGSVLHRESTDRIRERAAQLKEEREERNIVEEEDSMMSEIIRG, from the coding sequence ATGAGTATAAGTAAGAATTTTTCCTCAATACAATTGGCTTTAGCGTCACCAGAGCGCATTCTTGAATGGTCTCATGGTGAAGTTAAGAAACCGGAAACAATCAACTACCGTTCACAAAAACCGGAACGTGATGGATTGTTCTGTGAGAAGATTTTTGGTCCTACTAAAGACTGGGAATGTTACTGTGGGAAATATAAAAAAGTTCGCTACCGTGGTGTTATTTGTGACCGTTGTGGTGTTGAAGTAACCAAGTCATCTGTTCGTCGTGAACGTATGGGTCATATTACTTTAGCTGCTCCAGTTGCACACATCTGGTACTTACGTGGAATTCCTTCACGCATGAGTTTGCTTTTGAATATTACTCCAAAAGTGTTGGAAGAAGTTGTTTACTTCGTAAAATGGGTTGTTACAGATCCAAAGAACTCAACACTACAATATAAACAAATCATTGATGATCGCGAATACCGTGATTACCAAAACGAATTTGGATACAATGGTTTTGTTGCTCAAGCAGGTGCTGAAGCAATCAAAACATTATTAGAAGAAATTGACTTAACTGCTGAACAAAATGATATTTTAGCACAGTTAGAATCCGCAAAAGGTGATAAACGTAAACGTTTAATTCGCCGTTTGGAAACCGTTGAAGCGTTTGTTAATTCAGACAACAAACCTGCTTGGATGGTCTTAACTGAATTACCAGTTATTCCACCTGAGTTACGTCCAATGTTGCAATTGGATGGGGGTCGTTTTGCCGCTTCAGATTCAAATGATCTCTACCGCCGTGTTATTACACGTAACAATCGTTTAAAACGTCTTCTTGAGATGGGAACACCGCAAGTTATCGTTCAAAACGAAAAACGTATGCTTCAAGAAGCTGTAGATGCCTTGATTGATAATGGTCGTCGTTCAAAACCTGTTACAGGTGCTGGTGGACGTCCACTAAAATCACTTTCACACAGTCTTAAAGGGAAACAAGGACGTTTCCGTGCGAACTTGCTCGGTAAGCGTGTTGACTTCTCAGGTCGTTCCGTTATTGCGGTTGGACCGGACTTGAAGATGTACGAATGTGGAATTCCTCGCGAGATGGCAATTACACTATTCAAACCATTTGTTGTTAATGAAATGAAAGTACGCGGCATTAGTAATAATGCGAAAGCGGCTGAAAAATTAATTGAACGTCAAGACCCACGTGTATGGGATATTGTTGAAGAAGTTATTCAACATCACCCTGTTCTTTTGAACCGTGCTCCTACACTTCACCGTCTTGGTATTCAAGCCTTTAAGCCAAAAATGATTGAAGGACGCGCAATTCGCCTTCACCCTCTTGTAACACCAGCCTTTAACGCTGACTTTGATGGTGACCAAATGGCGGTTCACGTACCATTATCAGAAATGGCACAAGCAGAAGCAGAACTCTTGATGTTAGGTTCACGCAATATTCTTGGACCGAAAGATGGAAAACCAATCGTTACACCATCACAAGATATGGTTCTGGGTAACTTCTACTTAAACATGGAACAAACTCCAGAAGAATTTAATGAAAAAGCAGATAAAGCAGAAGCACGTGGTGATATTCACGAAGCTGCAAAATGGCGTCGTTATGGTGAAAACCAAGGGAAGTCATTCCGTAATACTGCAGAAGCACACATTGCGTATGAAAATGGTGTTATCCACTTGCATACACGAATCAGTGTTCGTGCATCTTCAGTCGGTAAAAAGACATTTAGCGCAAAACAAAATGACATGTATCTTGTAACAACACTTGGAAAATTAATCTTTAACGAAATGTTCCCAAGTGATTTCCCTTACTTGAACGAAGTCACTGTTGATAACTTCAAAGCAACACCGGACAAATTCTTTGTTAAACCAGGTGAAGATGTTCGTGAAGTCATCGCTGCAATGCCTTTAAACAACGATTTCAAGAAAAAAGATCTTGAAAAGATTATCAAGGAAATATTCGATCGTTATACAATCGATAAAACCTCAGAAATTCTTGACATGATCAAAGACCTTGGATTCAAGTACTCAACAGTTGCAGGTATTACTGTTTCACTTAGTGATATCAACGTTGCGCCTAACAAGGACAAATATGTTGAAGAAGGTAAAGAAAAAGCTGCTCGTTTAATGACACAACTCAAACGTGGTCGTTTAACTCCTCAAGAATGGGAAGGTAAATTGATGTCACTTTGGGATGGTATCAAGAACACGGTTGGTAATGAGTTAATGCAAGACCTTCCGCGCCAAAACCCAATTAACATGATGGCGACATCCGGTGCTCGTGGTAACGTATCGAACTTTACCCAACTTGCTGGTATGCGTGGTCTGATGGGTAAACCGACACAATCGAAATCAAAAGCTGAATACCAACCATCAATTATTGAGGTTCCAATTTACTCATCATTCCGTGAAGGATTGAACGTGAGTGAGTTCTTCCTCTCAACACACGGTGTGCGTAAAGGTCTAACTGATACGGCTCTTAAAACGGCTGAATCTGGTTACTTAACACGTCGTTTGGTTGACGTTGCTCAAGATGTCACAATTGTGGAAGACGATTGCTATACAGACAATGGTTACTTAGTACAAGAAATCGTTGACCGTAAATCAAATTCAGTTGTTGAATCCTTACATGACCGTCTTGTTGGACGTTATATCAAGGAAACAATTGTTGATCCAAAAACAAAAGAAGTTATTATCGAAGATGATCAATTCATCGACGAATTCACTGCAAAACGTATTGTAAACTCAGGTGTTAAAGAAGTTCGTATCCGTTCAGTCTTTACATGTGAATCAAAACACGGTGCATGTGTGAAATGTTATGGAACTAACATGGCTACAGGTGAAAATGTCGAAGTTGGTGAAGCAATCGGTATCGTTGCGGCTCAATCAATTGGTGAGCCAGGTACTCAGCTAACCATGCGTACATTCCATACTGGTGGGGTTGCGGTTGCCGGTGGTGAGGATATCACTCAAGGTCTACCTCGTGTTGAAGAATTATTTGAAGCACGTACTCCAAAATTGCCAGCAGTTATTTCGGAAATTCACGGTAATATTACCGATATCCGTAATGCTGATGATGGTTTGGGTTATATTATTACTGTAACGAACGAAAAACGTACTGTTGATCATCAAACATTACCACACCAACCTGCTCGTTCATGGTTGAAAGTTGGTTCTGAAGTTGAAGCAGGGGATAAACTAACCGAAGGGTCTGTTGATCCAAAACGTCTCATGGAATTCTCAGGACGTCTTGCAGTACAACAATACATTCTTAAAGAAGTTAAAAAAGTTTACCAAAGTGGTGGTATCGAAATCTCTGATAAGCATATCGAGGTCATGATCAACCAAATGATGCGTAAGATTATCGTTATCGATGGTCAAGATACAGGTATTTCTCCAGGTGTTCAAATGCACGTTGAGAGAATGCAAGACATTAATACTGATGCATTAATGGAGGGTAAAAACCCTGCACGTTACTTGCCAGTACTCTTGGGTATCTCAAAAGCATCTGTTGAAACAGAAAGCTTCTTATCAGCTGCTTCATTCCAAGAAACAACAAAAGTTCTTACGGATGCAGCAATCAAATCGAAGATTGACCCATTAATTGGTCTGAAAGAAAATGTTATTATCGGTAAGTTAATTCCTGCCGGTACCGGATCTGTCTTACACCGTGAGTCAACCGATCGCATTCGCGAACGTGCAGCACAGTTAAAGGAAGAACGTGAAGAACGTAACATTGTCGAAGAAGAAGATTCAATGATGAGTGAAATTATTCGCGGATAA
- a CDS encoding DNA-directed RNA polymerase subunit beta, producing the protein MGKNQVYSVKKFGNKASRRDYSQVSSELELPNLVEIQTEAYEWFKNEGLEEVFNEIYPIQSYNENVKLKFTGYSFGEPKYDVEESRSREANYAAPLRATMRLEVINKQTGEVIEKEEEVFLGDLPLMTDNGTFIINGAERVIVSQIVRSPGAYFKTENDVKSGRETFLSELIPSRGTWLEFMSDDRKAANGRVVNMKVDRKRTIVSTILFKAFGLSLDLLEGEDAFDTSSFKTFLRALNLPVHDEWDELDSEKREFLSLYALLYTAYFGNYPELINTLALDKTVTFEDSLRSMYENQRADEIPTTDGAINLMNAKFLDPRRYDLNKAGRFKLHKKLEIFNRIKGTYLIEDITDINGNVVFEKGTHITRRDDVNKLRDVLRESGHMNVFPLRNIFSAPDSERIVVDGTHYLEGRILARDIYEDAFEYDRGTVLTASDVATLKGHEITIYTGIMAKAVTVTKDNVWSVLNYGQRLYTLGRLQTADGTDVLSAKGTFIVDRFVPNVNASKINKTNEKLIVETLEKGPLTLWLVGAAMQELYVSTSEDLQEQVKVVGMDPLLDKTTIVASDIYATFSYFLNFLDDLGNEDDIDQLGNRRIRTVGELIQNQFRIGLSRMERVVKERMSISSDSSNLTPKNLTNVRPLTAMVKEFFSSSQLSQFMDQLNPLAELTNKRRISALGPGGLTRDRAGFEVRDVHTSHYGRICPIETPEGPNIGLISNLTSYGKLDRYGFIQTPYRIVKEGGIVTEEFVYLSADDEFEYVIAQANEIVDGQLANEEVVVRYQGENILARRETVELVDVSPKQIVSVATAAIPFLENDDASRALMGANMQRQAVPLLIPNSPYVGTGIEHRVAKDSGSAVICKDEGMVSYVDARKVVVNNVEGKERTYSMQKFRRSNQGTCINQKPLVQLGEKVYPGDILADGPSMQNGELALGQNVTVAFMTWNGYNYEDAIIMSERLVKEDVYTSIHIEEYTLEVRETKLGPEEITRDIPNVSEVSSRHLDARGIVMIGAEVKEGDILVGKVTPKGQSEISPEEKLLLAIFGEKSREVRDNSLKVPHGGSGIVQDIRIFRREDGHDLPPGVSEAVKVYIVQKRKISEGDKMAGRHGNKGVISKILPQEDMPYMEDGTPIDIMLNPLGVPSRMNIGQILELHLGIAAKNLNIKFATSVFDGIETDELFRIMEEGNVSQDGKMVLYDGRSGERYDERISVGVMYMLKLSHMIDDKLHARATGPYSLVTQQPLGGKAQNGGQRFGEMEVWALYAYGAAHTLQEILTIKSDDVNGRTKTYAAIQNGVDIPEPGMPESFRVLKHELQALALDVKFLDENNEEIKQPIAEGEDEIKSSPRYESEDIDTDFRINEEA; encoded by the coding sequence ATGGGAAAAAACCAAGTATATAGTGTTAAGAAATTTGGTAATAAAGCATCACGTCGTGACTATTCACAAGTTAGTAGTGAGCTCGAGTTACCGAACCTAGTCGAAATTCAAACGGAAGCGTATGAATGGTTTAAAAATGAGGGTCTTGAAGAGGTCTTCAATGAAATCTATCCTATTCAAAGTTACAATGAAAATGTTAAATTAAAGTTTACAGGTTATTCATTTGGGGAACCAAAGTATGATGTAGAAGAGAGTCGATCACGCGAGGCAAACTATGCCGCGCCTTTACGTGCTACAATGCGTCTTGAAGTAATCAATAAACAAACAGGGGAAGTTATTGAAAAAGAAGAAGAAGTCTTCTTAGGTGACTTACCACTTATGACTGATAACGGAACATTCATCATCAATGGTGCTGAACGTGTTATCGTTTCACAAATTGTTCGCTCACCTGGAGCTTACTTTAAAACAGAAAATGACGTTAAGTCAGGACGAGAAACATTCTTGTCTGAGTTAATTCCAAGTCGTGGTACTTGGTTAGAATTTATGAGTGATGATCGTAAAGCAGCCAATGGCCGTGTAGTTAACATGAAAGTTGACCGTAAGCGTACGATTGTTTCTACTATCCTATTTAAAGCATTTGGATTGAGTCTTGACCTCTTAGAAGGTGAAGATGCTTTTGACACGTCTTCATTTAAAACATTCCTTCGTGCCTTGAACTTACCAGTTCATGACGAGTGGGATGAATTAGATAGTGAAAAACGTGAATTCTTATCTCTTTACGCATTACTATATACTGCGTATTTTGGAAATTATCCTGAGTTAATTAACACATTAGCTTTAGATAAGACGGTTACATTTGAAGATTCACTTCGTTCAATGTATGAAAACCAACGTGCTGATGAAATTCCTACAACTGATGGTGCGATCAACTTAATGAACGCAAAGTTCTTAGATCCACGTCGTTACGACTTAAACAAAGCAGGTCGTTTCAAACTCCATAAAAAATTAGAAATCTTTAACCGTATTAAAGGAACCTATCTTATCGAAGACATTACCGATATTAATGGAAATGTTGTATTCGAAAAAGGAACACACATCACACGCCGTGATGACGTGAATAAATTAAGAGATGTATTACGCGAATCAGGACATATGAATGTCTTCCCATTACGTAATATTTTCTCAGCGCCAGATTCAGAGCGCATTGTTGTTGATGGTACACATTATCTTGAAGGGCGTATTCTTGCACGTGATATTTACGAAGATGCATTTGAATATGATCGTGGAACAGTGTTGACTGCCAGTGATGTTGCGACTCTAAAAGGACATGAAATCACAATTTATACCGGAATTATGGCCAAAGCTGTTACTGTAACCAAAGATAATGTTTGGTCAGTACTTAACTATGGACAACGCCTTTATACATTAGGTCGTTTGCAAACGGCAGATGGTACCGATGTGCTTTCAGCAAAAGGAACATTCATTGTTGATCGTTTTGTACCAAATGTGAATGCATCAAAAATCAACAAAACTAATGAAAAATTAATTGTTGAAACATTGGAAAAAGGACCATTAACACTTTGGTTAGTGGGTGCAGCAATGCAAGAACTTTACGTATCAACATCAGAAGACTTGCAAGAGCAAGTTAAAGTTGTCGGTATGGATCCATTGTTGGATAAAACAACAATTGTTGCTTCAGATATCTATGCAACATTCTCATACTTCCTAAACTTCTTAGATGACTTAGGAAACGAAGATGACATTGACCAATTGGGTAACCGTCGTATTCGTACAGTGGGTGAGTTAATTCAAAATCAATTCCGTATTGGTTTAAGCCGTATGGAACGTGTTGTTAAGGAACGTATGTCAATCTCTTCAGATTCATCAAACTTAACACCAAAAAATCTAACAAACGTGCGTCCGTTGACGGCAATGGTAAAAGAGTTCTTCTCTTCATCACAATTGTCACAGTTCATGGACCAACTAAACCCGTTAGCTGAGCTAACAAACAAACGTCGTATTTCAGCTCTTGGACCGGGTGGACTCACTCGTGACCGTGCTGGTTTTGAAGTGCGTGACGTTCATACATCACACTACGGACGTATTTGTCCAATCGAAACACCAGAAGGACCAAACATCGGTCTTATCTCTAACTTAACATCATATGGTAAATTGGACCGTTATGGATTCATCCAAACACCATACCGTATTGTTAAAGAAGGCGGTATTGTCACCGAAGAGTTTGTTTACCTTTCTGCTGATGATGAATTCGAATATGTTATTGCGCAAGCAAACGAAATCGTTGATGGACAACTTGCAAATGAAGAAGTTGTTGTGCGTTACCAAGGTGAAAACATCTTGGCACGTCGTGAAACGGTTGAACTTGTTGACGTTTCACCAAAACAAATTGTTTCTGTAGCGACAGCTGCGATTCCTTTCTTGGAAAATGATGATGCGTCTCGTGCCCTCATGGGAGCGAACATGCAACGTCAAGCGGTTCCGTTATTAATTCCAAATTCACCTTATGTTGGTACAGGTATTGAGCACCGTGTCGCAAAAGACTCGGGTTCAGCAGTTATCTGTAAAGACGAAGGAATGGTATCGTATGTTGATGCTCGTAAAGTTGTTGTTAACAACGTTGAGGGTAAAGAACGTACATACTCAATGCAAAAATTCCGTCGTTCTAACCAAGGAACATGTATTAACCAAAAACCATTAGTACAATTGGGTGAAAAAGTTTACCCAGGTGACATCTTAGCGGATGGACCTTCAATGCAAAATGGTGAACTTGCACTTGGACAAAACGTTACTGTTGCGTTCATGACATGGAATGGTTATAACTACGAGGATGCGATCATCATGAGTGAGCGTCTTGTTAAAGAAGATGTCTATACTTCAATTCATATCGAAGAATACACATTAGAAGTTCGTGAGACAAAACTTGGACCTGAAGAAATTACCCGTGATATACCGAACGTTTCTGAAGTATCAAGCCGTCATTTGGATGCCCGTGGTATCGTTATGATTGGTGCTGAAGTTAAAGAAGGCGATATCCTTGTTGGTAAAGTTACACCAAAGGGACAAAGCGAAATTTCACCTGAAGAAAAATTACTCTTGGCAATCTTTGGTGAGAAATCACGTGAAGTACGTGACAACTCATTGAAAGTTCCACATGGTGGATCGGGTATTGTTCAAGATATTCGTATTTTCCGTCGTGAAGATGGACATGATTTACCTCCTGGAGTGAGCGAAGCTGTTAAAGTTTATATCGTTCAGAAACGTAAGATTTCTGAAGGGGATAAGATGGCGGGACGTCACGGTAATAAAGGGGTTATCTCAAAAATTCTTCCTCAAGAAGATATGCCATATATGGAAGATGGTACACCAATTGACATTATGCTTAACCCATTAGGGGTTCCAAGCCGTATGAACATTGGACAAATTCTAGAATTACACTTAGGTATTGCTGCAAAGAACTTGAATATCAAGTTTGCAACAAGTGTTTTTGATGGTATCGAAACGGATGAACTCTTCCGTATTATGGAAGAAGGAAATGTTTCTCAAGATGGTAAGATGGTCTTGTATGATGGACGCTCTGGAGAACGTTATGATGAACGTATTTCAGTGGGTGTCATGTATATGTTGAAACTATCACACATGATTGATGACAAGTTGCACGCACGTGCTACAGGTCCTTACTCACTTGTTACACAACAACCACTTGGTGGTAAAGCACAAAACGGTGGACAAAGATTTGGAGAGATGGAGGTTTGGGCACTCTATGCTTATGGAGCAGCACATACACTTCAAGAAATCCTTACAATCAAGTCAGATGACGTCAATGGACGTACGAAGACCTACGCCGCAATCCAAAATGGTGTTGATATTCCTGAACCAGGAATGCCAGAATCATTTAGAGTATTGAAGCATGAGCTTCAAGCACTTGCCTTGGATGTGAAATTCTTAGATGAAAACAACGAAGAAATTAAACAACCGATAGCTGAAGGAGAAGATGAAATTAAATCATCTCCTCGCTATGAATCAGAAGACATTGATACAGACTTCCGTATTAATGAAGAAGCTTAA
- a CDS encoding class I SAM-dependent methyltransferase, with product MSHYFTDNSNLKQNRRDIPFRFLDYEYVLKSDDGVFSKNGLDQGTESLLKVVATRDLSGEVADLGCGIGVIGVILSSLFAVHVTGVDVNPRSVALANENFAKYNVNGTNIVHDGLEGAYNFVISNPPIRVGKEKMYSLFDQAYASLVSGGEFIFVIRKSHGAKSAQAKCVELFGNCELLKKDKGYYIYSAKRLD from the coding sequence GTGAGTCATTACTTTACAGACAATTCAAATCTAAAGCAAAACCGGAGAGATATTCCTTTCCGGTTTTTAGACTATGAATATGTATTAAAATCAGATGATGGTGTATTTTCGAAAAATGGATTGGATCAAGGTACTGAATCGCTTCTTAAAGTTGTTGCGACGCGTGATTTATCGGGCGAAGTTGCGGATTTGGGATGTGGTATCGGTGTCATTGGTGTTATCTTATCGTCTTTGTTTGCGGTGCATGTAACGGGTGTGGATGTGAATCCTCGTTCAGTTGCATTGGCAAATGAAAACTTCGCAAAATATAATGTCAACGGAACTAACATTGTCCACGATGGTTTGGAGGGTGCGTATAACTTTGTTATCAGTAACCCACCAATTCGGGTTGGAAAAGAGAAGATGTATAGCTTGTTTGATCAAGCGTACGCTTCGTTGGTTTCTGGTGGCGAGTTTATATTTGTAATTCGTAAGTCCCATGGCGCAAAGAGTGCTCAAGCGAAATGTGTGGAACTTTTTGGCAATTGCGAGTTATTGAAGAAAGATAAGGGTTATTACATCTATTCGGCCAAAAGGCTTGACTAA
- the rplL gene encoding 50S ribosomal protein L7/L12 — protein sequence MAKLATADIIASLEEMTILELNELVKAIEEKFDVSAAAPVAVAAAGGAEEAEGPSEVSVILKEVSGSKVGVIKALRDITGLGMMEAKALVDAAPSPIKENIKPAEAEELKAKLIEAGAVVEVK from the coding sequence ATGGCTAAATTAGCAACAGCAGATATCATTGCATCACTAGAAGAGATGACAATTTTAGAATTAAACGAATTAGTTAAAGCGATCGAAGAAAAATTCGACGTTAGTGCAGCAGCACCAGTCGCAGTAGCGGCAGCAGGTGGCGCAGAAGAAGCAGAAGGACCAAGCGAAGTATCAGTTATCTTGAAAGAAGTTAGCGGATCAAAAGTTGGAGTCATCAAAGCACTTCGTGACATCACTGGTTTAGGAATGATGGAAGCAAAAGCATTAGTTGACGCAGCACCATCACCAATCAAAGAAAACATCAAACCTGCAGAAGCTGAAGAATTAAAAGCAAAACTTATCGAAGCTGGCGCAGTTGTTGAAGTTAAATAA
- the rplJ gene encoding 50S ribosomal protein L10 yields MRNEVLENKKAVVAEIQEKVNNSASSIIVEYHGLNVGQITTLRRQLREEGIEFKVYKNKMFQRAVEGTEFESLASELVGPNAVAFGTDAVAPSRVLAQFAKKNKKLVLKAGIVDGNVVNAEEISELSALPNHQGMVAMLAGMLQSPIRKFAYAVSLVAEQRQANEGAPVVEETAPAVEEVAVEAEAPAAEVVEEAAPVAEETTEEVTEEKEA; encoded by the coding sequence GTGCGTAACGAAGTCTTAGAAAATAAGAAAGCAGTTGTTGCAGAGATTCAAGAAAAGGTTAACAATTCAGCATCATCAATTATCGTTGAATACCACGGTCTAAATGTAGGACAAATTACTACTTTACGTCGTCAACTTCGAGAAGAAGGCATTGAGTTCAAAGTTTACAAGAACAAAATGTTCCAACGTGCCGTTGAAGGTACAGAATTTGAAAGCTTGGCATCAGAATTAGTTGGGCCTAACGCTGTAGCGTTTGGTACCGATGCAGTTGCACCGAGTCGTGTGCTTGCACAATTTGCTAAGAAGAACAAAAAATTAGTTTTAAAAGCTGGTATTGTTGACGGAAACGTTGTTAACGCTGAAGAAATCAGTGAATTATCAGCATTGCCAAACCACCAAGGTATGGTCGCTATGTTAGCAGGTATGCTACAATCACCAATTCGTAAATTTGCGTATGCAGTCTCATTAGTAGCTGAACAACGCCAAGCTAACGAAGGTGCACCCGTTGTTGAAGAAACAGCACCAGCAGTTGAAGAAGTTGCAGTTGAAGCAGAAGCTCCAGCAGCAGAAGTCGTTGAAGAAGCAGCACCCGTTGCTGAAGAAACAACAGAAGAAGTAACAGAAGAAAAAGAAGCTTAA